CCTTGGGGATCCACCTAAAACTTTTCTCTGTTAATGGGTTTTACAAAACTCAGTCATCTCCAGTCTGGATTTATGTCTAGAtaccaactttatttattttcatttcaggaaAATCCTGGTAAATATAAAGTTGAGATGAGTATGAAAGGAGATAAAGAGAATGAGGATAACTATTATGATAAAATCATGGGAGCTCGGGGAACAAGATCCATTTATTTGTGATTACAGCCGAGCAGCACATggtacagagagaagagagactctgGGTGTGTTACACATGCCCTCTCATGCTGGCAGATGGTTGTGGTTCTGATGCTGCCTCCTTTATAGACAGAGCCAAGAAACTGGTCCTTTTCAGAAAATTTCATCTACACTTTGCCAACATTGAGCACAGACTGATGGATTTCCCAGCATCAGGGAGCTGAGCTGGTATGTCAACTGCCTTTCTCTGCCGAACTCATCCTCCTCATTCAaaggctattctctctctctctctctctctctctctctctctctctctctctctctctctctctctctctctgtgtgtgtgtgtgtgtgtgtgtgtgtgtgtgtgtgtgtatgtgttcaaaaAACCTTGGGGGAGAGAGCAGTTTTTTAGAAAAATCTAGGAAAGCATTTTATGTGAAATTTCTTACAAGGAAGTAAGAAAACGGAGAACTCTGGCAGGACAAAGAGGAAACACAGCCTGTGCGagtgagtggagacaggagccaTGTTGAGGTGGGAGGGACGTAACTGAGTGAAAATTGGGCTCTGTGTCTTATGACTGACAGACTTCTATGCAGAAAATATTCCCAGAAGCATCATGTTTTATTGTTGTGTTGCTATGTCAACAAAAGCTAGCATTTTGCACctgtgttgtgtgatattctACACGTTACTGAGCCAGCTTAGACCTTTGAATTTCCGCACATTCAGAAACTTAATTCATATGTTCTTAAAGAGGTGTTTGCTTCTAAGTGTGCATTTGGGAAGAATGGCCCTGCAAAGACTATTTTACAATGTGCTTAATATAACAACAAAATCTTGATATTGAGATTCTGAAAGATAAATAGTacaggctttcttttatatgcagacttttgatttaaatttatatgtaatatatagatGTACttatgaaactagaaagggaccATGGACCATGGCAGGGGAGAAGAGATCTTCAGGCAGTGAGAGCAAAAGAGAAGGTAATGGAATGCATAAGGGTAAGGAAATGGGCAGGAGGAGGACtatgtggggaggagggagagcagacaGATGGGAGTGAGGGGCAGACAGATGGGAGTGAGGGGGTGTGGAGTGAGCAAGGAAGATAAGAGCAAAGTGTGTAGGAAAATGCCTGATGAAACACAGTGCACTGCATGCCAACTCAAGTATAACAAGAAAACTCTGTCTTTGAGACAACTATATTCTCTGAGACCATGACTAGAAATCTGAAAGCCAGAAGTCTGGGTGACTTAACTGTATTGTTTTTGCTAATCCTGACCTGGTTAACCAGTTTAAATACTACCTGTAGTATTCCATCTGTATAAACCCATTGTCTATATAGACTTGGAATGTTAAATTCCTTGTTTGGCTCAATGAACTTCGTAAATATCAATTACCAGCCTAATTGAAGGAGAATGGAATTATTTTCAACATTCCCATTTATACTCATGATGTCCGACAAGTCACTGTATCTTACTGAAGTTCCTGCTGGCTTTTAAGAGGCAGCTCATTCAAAGGTGCAGTTAGTGAACCACAGAGGGGTAGTCTGTGTGATATGATGTAGCAATGGCAAAATTATCTCTGTGGAACTACGAGATCGTGTGTAATTTCCCCAAAATGGTCAGTCATAGTTAGGGGAGTGGTGGGTTCCATTTGTGTCTGAAAGGGTCTCACAGAGAGGCCATCATTTAAATTTAGGACAGGCATCACCTTCAGCACTAAAGCAATGTGAAGGGAGCCGACCTGACCTAAGAGTTTTCATGTGGGGTCCTTTAATTTCTTCTCATTCGaacagggatggctcagtagcaGGCATGGGACCCCAGAACTCCAGCACCATCGCTGAGCTGGTCCTTGTGGGGTTTTCTGATCACCCCCAGACTgagattcccctcttcctcttcttctccctggtCTACCTAGCGAACTGTCTGGGGAACACGGCTGTCGTCACGTCAGTGGCTCTAGACTCCTCTCTGCAGACacccatgtatttcttcctctgcCACCTGGCTTTCCTCAATGGACTCTTCAGCACAGTTGTGACTCCAAAGATGCTCTTCAATTTTCTTGCAAGCAGGAAGGTCATCTCTTACCCATTCTGCCTGGCTCAGACCTACCTCACTCTATTCTTGGAGTCAACCGAGTGCTTTCTCCTTGCAGTGATGGCCATAGATCGCTACGTGGCCATCTGCTATCCGCTGAGGTACCTTCTCATCATGAGCTGGGCGGTGTGTACAGCTCTGGCAGTGGCAGTCTGGGTCACAGGCTTTTGTGCCTCAGTTATACCTCTCTACATCGTAATCCTTCCACTCTGCGGTCCTTACGTTGTTGATTATCTTTTCTGTGAACTGCCTGTCCTTCTGCACATGTTCTGTGCAGACACATCTCTGCAGGAGGCCACGATGGCCATCGGAGGGGCTGGCACAGTGCTACTCCCTTTCCTCCTGATTGTCCTCTCCTACCTTCGCATCTTGGTGGCTGTGATAAGAATAGACTCAGTTGAGGGCAGAAAAAAGGCCTTTTCAACGTGTGCTTCACACTTGGCTGTGGTGACCATCTATTATGGAACAGGGCTGATCAGGTACTTGAGGCCCAAGTCCCTCTACTCCGCCGAGGGagacaagctgatctctgtgttCTATGCGGTCATCGGTCCAGCACTGAACCCGTTCATCTACAGTCTACGGAACAAGGAAGTGCAGAGTGCCATGAGGCGAGTGATTGAGAGGTACaaaaaaggcacaagaatcacaTTCTAGAACCCTCAGGAGCTGAGCATTGTATTCATTTGCCTAAGAGGTTCATGCCCACATTCTGTGAGACTAAACCTCACCAGTAGCAATTTCCGCTTGCCAGAACTGCTGATGAAGAGACTCATATTTTGACAGATACCCTCCCCCCaaactttttgtttcatatttgtcACTTCTATGGGAAAATATTGATGTGCATTAATAAGGAGTCAACATGTCATCTGTCAGCTCAATCAAATATGGATAAGATCTAAGAATATACATGAGCACATGAACTTCATGTCAACAATGTTGTCACTGACCGCTCTATtctatagttctctctctctctctctctctctctctctctctctctctctctctctctctctctctctgtgtgtgtgtgtgtgtgtgtgtgtgtgtgtgtgtgtgtgtgtgtgtgtttccctcatTTTGGTTTTGTGAAACACTGGCTCActctgtacctcaggctggccttggcttcCTGAGGGCTGACATTGttgatgtgtaccaccacacttggggTGGCTCAACTTTCTTTCTATTCGTAAAACCTCACATTGTGACAAGTGCTGGGCTCCTGGTCCCTAATCAGCTGTGCTTTGTTGAGGAACTCAATCTCAAAGTAAATCCTAGCTCTTCCAGAATTAAAGGCAATGAAAATCACACAACATGCGTGTGATTCAATGTTACAAGATGAAACTATGTAAAAGTTACTAATGAGAGACATCTTGTGATGCTGAATATTGAATCCAAGATATTTTTGCGTGCAGGACTGCAACGATGAGCACATTTAAAGGAGCATAGACTTCCATcctcatatttatttgtttgtctgtttatttaaatGTCCTCTGCTTtggattatttttagaaaaagtgTGTGCTTTccttaaatttaaaatagaaagacaCACTGCTTTTATGAAGCAGTATGATccaagttaggttcccagcacccacatcaggtggctcacagcgaTCTGTCACTCTAGCTCCATAGGAACTGATGCCTCTTCCTGGTCCGTGTTGGTAcagcactcacatgtgcacatccacatccgacaaacacacatgcacatgaatatagatagatagatatgtatatatattaaacttaaaagatattctttttaatttatttcatatggATGATAGCTCAAAACAAGTAAGGATAAATGTTATTAACTTACTTATATGTACTTAAATAGATTGGTTATGATATATAAAcaagtacatattttaaaagtctatatATTGGTTGTTGTAATATTGCTAATTTTGGAGACAAAGTATACATTTAATTCCAGATTCAGCCATTCGTTTTGCAAAGATTTCTATTTGAAAAATCAGGAAAGTTGATATACATGTAGATAAGCatgtcattttaaaagtaaacactTGTTGTCATTATTCTGAAGACAAGATGTCCCCTTTCTACTGTCTTACTAATTGCTGTTGGCAGCTGATGCTTCCACGCTAGTGAATATCCCTTTTTATGGGTAGGCAGTGCATTCAGaatagatctttttttaaaaaaatttattatttatttatttttactttatgtgcattggtgttttgcctgcacatatatctgtgtgagggtgtcagctctctgtagggagccgctattcaaagatggcgctggcttcctggtagcctagctgtaaacaactccatatttggcaatgatgcacgagtatggtaattggccttatgtcctcagcctatcccgtggccccccgtgctagcattctggcgggacccaatcacagtacggcacgtttgcctgattccctatataagcagctgtagtttagtcctcggggccctcacctcccgctctcctttaaccaagaggcgctccaataaagtgtgttctgagacggatcctcacatggtggtcgttcttccttgctggccgaggagctcaccgcaactggtgccgaaacccgggaaggaaacttcggacaccaactggtgccgaaacccgggaaagGACGGAAACCCGGGAAAGAACCCGGGACGGGACGGAAACtttggacaccaggtgaggggtcgaggaggattcagaactcagcacacggagcggtgacgtcggtgagttctccaggaacggtgacgtcggtaagttcgccAGGAATGGCGAGGACGTCGGTGAGTTCTCTAGGAATGGTGGTGACGTCGGTAAGtcgccaggaacggcgatgacgtcggtaagttctccaggtatgctgatggtTGGGATAAATCCgtttgtgcttgcttttgtgttcattcctatgacaattgttgctcttctttgctgtttcatatatgcatgtctcaaggaagaacgcaatgtggaaatcattaaaaagggacacaaggcattaattaagcaccaggatagtctctcagaattagactttaaaggggagaacttaagtaggcctaaagaggctgacaatgaattggatccagatgaggaggaaaatttagaggaagctgcagctgaatataaaaaagagagatatgggcGGCAGCGACCTCCTCCTTATAATgcttctgctggggtgaatgtggaaccaacggcgccttcgggaccacatccaccctcAGCAACACCTTCGTGCCTGCAAACAGGTGAAAGTTGTCGTTTTATTAGGAGGGACACCTGGACACAGCTAGCGTccgcgtttccagtctttgaagatccgcaaacaaacaacagatatcatgaacctgtgccatataaacaattaaaagacctggttGAGGCTGCTCGAGCCTATGGAGTAACGgccagttataccttaacattattgactaggctcactACTCAGGCCATGACTCCAACAGATTGGTTCAAAATAGCCAGAGCATGCttaactacaggacagtatctggacttcaaatctatagttacagatagaGCCCCAGGTACAAGCTAGGattaatcttcagaataatcAACCACAGTGGACGGTtgacatgctactgggtcaaggacaatggaccgTAAATCAGACAGCATATCCTATTGAAgtttatcaacagataaatgagatttattctaaagcttggaaatcattaccaaataaaggagaagttTCAGGGAATTTGACTAAAATCATTCAGGGACCTAATGaacctttttcagattttgtagctagaatgatggaggcagcaggaaagatatttggtgatgtagaaacagctatgcctctggttcaacaattagtatatgagcaaagcacaaaagaatgtcGTAGAGCTATTACCctgtggaaaggaaagggattagaagcttggctaaaagcctgCCGAGAAATTGGGGGACTGCTAAGTAATGCTGGCCTAGCAGCAGCAGTCCTCGCGGCCACACGAGCTGtacaaggaagagagaatgaaggatGTTTTCACTGCGGGCAGAAGGGACACTTTAAGAGGCAATGCCCTAAGACTAGGGAACACCTGTATGCACCTCAGAGGCAGCCTGGCCTGTGTCCTAGGTgcaaaaaggggaaatattgGGCATATGAATGTAGGTCGGTCAAGGACATTAATGGTCGACCCATCCCTCAGTCTACTGACCAAGAGCCAAAAAACGGGGTGAGGGGCCCACGTCCCCAGGGCCCGAAAGTTTTTGGGGCAATACAGGGTCTCAGCATGAGGCCCCCTCCTCAGCAAGGAGAGCAACCCCAGGCTCCGCAGGGTTGGACCTCCGTGCCACCACCGGACTGGTACTGACTCACAAGATGGGAGTACAAGCAATTGAAACTGATATGTCCGGACCattagaaaagggaactgtagGAATAGTATTGGGACGATCTTCCTCCACCATGAGAGGGTTGTTTGTATTTCCTGGAGTTATAGATTCAGACTATACAGGAGTGATTAAAGTACTGTGCCATTCCCCCCACGGGATCATATCCATAGCTCCAGgagatagaattgctcaattgcTTGTCTTGCCCTCCATGCATGAGCGGTTTCAGTCCAAGGataaagagaggaaagatggtGGTTTTGGTTCCACAGGAATAGATTTGGCATGTTTATCCATGGATTTAGATCAAAGACCCATGCTGGAATTAGAGATAGAAGGAAAGGCATTCTCAGGACTATTGGATACAGGTGCAGACCGAAGTATTATCCAGTCCAGTGCCTGGCCTAGGCATTGGCCTTTACAGAGCTCCTCTCAAACATTGCAGGGACTAGGTTATGCTCATACTCCCTCCATCAGTGCAAAAGAGCTGATCTGGAGGACGGAGAATCAGCAAGGAACCGTTCAACCCTTTGTAGTAGATATCCCCATTAATTTGTGGGGCAGAGATATTCAGCAACAATTACAATTAAGGTTAACTAATGATTATTCAGAGGCAAGCAAAATATCATGAAGCTGCAAGGATATGTTCCTCAAAAGGATTAGGAAAGCACTTACAAGGTAGACAAGTTCCTGTAGAACCCGTTATTAAGAAAGATAGGAAGGGATTGGGTTTTTTCTAGGGGCCACTGAGGATGCAATGCTAATACCATGGCTGACAGAAAAGGCAGTATGGGTTCCTCAGTGGCCCTTATCACAGAAAAAATTAGGAGCAGTAAAACAGTTAGTGTTAGAACAGTTACAATTAGGGCATGTGGAGCCCTCTATATCCCCATGGAATACTCCTATATTTGTAATcaagaagaaat
This Peromyscus leucopus breed LL Stock chromosome 8b, UCI_PerLeu_2.1, whole genome shotgun sequence DNA region includes the following protein-coding sequences:
- the LOC114683011 gene encoding olfactory receptor 2A12-like codes for the protein MWGPLISSHSNRDGSVAGMGPQNSSTIAELVLVGFSDHPQTEIPLFLFFSLVYLANCLGNTAVVTSVALDSSLQTPMYFFLCHLAFLNGLFSTVVTPKMLFNFLASRKVISYPFCLAQTYLTLFLESTECFLLAVMAIDRYVAICYPLRYLLIMSWAVCTALAVAVWVTGFCASVIPLYIVILPLCGPYVVDYLFCELPVLLHMFCADTSLQEATMAIGGAGTVLLPFLLIVLSYLRILVAVIRIDSVEGRKKAFSTCASHLAVVTIYYGTGLIRYLRPKSLYSAEGDKLISVFYAVIGPALNPFIYSLRNKEVQSAMRRVIERYKKGTRITF